The stretch of DNA ACCGTGGgaatcattttgttttgctttgtagcTTCCATGTacgtttctttttctctttttttttttatcagaaaaagagaaggaatacttTGCCAAAAAAGGTTTACGTGAAacttaatttttggcagtactggggtttgaactcaggacctcatgcttcttaggcaagcacagtaccacttgagccacacctccagcccttttttccacATAGGCTCTCATGTTTTCCCCTGGGGCTGACCTTCCACTGCTTCCTCCTGCCAGTGCCTCCTGTGTACCTGGAATTTCCTCGCATACAGCCTCAAATTCCTAACAGCCCCCCAAGCGAGGATCTAATACCAATGTTTGTGCCAGGAGACTGACAAGACCCAGATCATAAAGCCCCTCCCACTGTTGAGCCCACTGATCCATGGGTAACTGGGACGGTAGCAGGAAAACATTTCTTCCTTGATACTCGGGCATCCACCTCAGTTTTAACCGAATATTTGAGTCCCCTTAAAAAGTCCTCTTTCCCTATTGTTGGAGTAGacggcatagcaaacacacccaACATGACTCCCCCTCTCTACTGTATTTTTGGGTCTAAGTCCTTTACACATCCCTTCCTGGCTATTCCAGCTTGTCCCTTTCCAATATTAGGATGATATATACTGCATATACTCAAAGCCACCATTTTTATCTCATCCATTAATTCTGGCCAGCCCATACAATTTTTTCTCCCTATACAGGAACTTCCACAGCCCAAAACCTCTCCCCACCTCTTACAGAAATCATCTAAGTTTGGGACACATCCCACCCCTCCATAGCGTCACATCATAGTCCCATTAATATTACTCTTAaatacctccccacccccatcgtTGTTCCACAATAGCCCTTGTGCAGGGAGGGACATATGGGATTAAAATTATAGATCAACTAAAAACCTCGAATCTCTTAATCCCTGTTAACTCCCCTTACAACACTCATCCTTCCAGTTAAAAAAATCCAATGGTTCCTTTAGGTTAGTCCaagacctcaggaaaaaaaaaaaatcaatgctgacATTAACCGTATTTGTCCTGTGGTTTCTAACCCACATACTCTCTCTCCCAGATTTCTCCCCAGAcctctttcttttcagtcctagatctcaaggatgccttctttacCATCCCCTTACATCCCTCCTCCCAACCCTTATTTGCCTTCAGGTGGACAGATCCCATTACCCATCACACCCAACAATTAACCTGGACGGTCCTCCCTGATGGATTCAGAAACTCCCCTCACATTTTTAGCCAAGCCttacaggaggatctcaattcccTTAATCTTTTCCCAAGTAAGCTCatccaatatgtagatgatctccttcTATGTAGCTCCTCAAAATCCTTATGTAAAACCCACACCATTATTCTCCTTAATTCATTAGCAGGTATCAAAAAATAAGGCCCAGCTTATCTCAACTTCAGTCTCATTCATGGGACTTTTACTAACTGGGATATCATATGATATGTTAAGATTAAACTGtaacatttgaaaaacatttagtgatataaaaattattcaaaggGTGAACGAGGACCACAAGGTAAAATGCACATGGCTTTTTTATTTGTGTAGACACGCTTctaaaaacactttaaaacagACACACGTGAGCACAACACCACTGGCTCACCAAGGCAGCTTTATTCCAGAAGTTCTCAGtcctcctctacctcctcctcctcctcctcctcctcgtcctccagCTCTCCGTCCTCCTTTGCGGTGGCATCTCGGTACTGCTGGTACTCGGACACCAGGTCGTTCATGTTGCTCTCGGTCTCCGTGAACTCCATCTCGTCCATGCCCTCGCCCGTGTACCAGTGCAGGAAGGCCTTGCGCCGGAACATGGCCGAGAACTGCTCCGAGATGCACTTGAACGGCTCCTGGATGGCCGTGTTGTTCCCTATGAAGGTGGGTGACATCTTGAGGCCCCGCGGCGGGATGTCGCACACGGCGATTTTCACGTTGTGAGGAATCCAGTCCGCGAAGTAGCTGCTGTTCTTGTTCTGCACGTTGAGTATCTGGTCGTCCACCTACTTCATGGACATGCGGCCTCGGTAGATGGCGGCCACCGTCAGGTAGCGGCCATGGCGAGGGTCGCAGGCCACCATCATGTTCTTGGGGTCGAACATCTGCTGCGTGAGCTCGGACACCGAGATGGCGCGGTACTGCTGGCTGCCGCGGCTGGTCAGGGGCGCGAAGCTGGGCATGAAGAAGTGCAGGCGCGGGAAGGGCACCATGTTCACCGCCAGCTTGCAGAGGTCTGCGTTCAGCTGGCCGGGGAAGCGCAGGCTTGTGGTGACCCCGCTCATGGTGACCGACACCAGGTGGTTGAGGTCGCCATAGGTGGGCGTGGTGAGCTTCAGGGTGCGGAAGCAGATGTCGTACAGGGCTTCGTTGTCGAAGCAGAAGGTCTCATCCGTGTTTTCCACCAGCTGGTGGATGGAGAGGGTGGCGTTGTAGGACTCCACCACAGTGTCGGAGACCTTGGGCGAGGGCATGACGCTGAAGGTGTTCATGATGCGGTATGGATACTCCTCACGCACCTTGTTGATGGGCAGGGTGCCCATGCCGGACCCGGTGCCACCCCCCAGCGAGTGGGTTAGCTGGAAACCCTGGAGACAGTCACAGCTTTCGGTCTCCTTCCTCACCACGTCCACGATGCAGTCCATCAGCT from Castor canadensis chromosome 10, mCasCan1.hap1v2, whole genome shotgun sequence encodes:
- the LOC109690105 gene encoding LOW QUALITY PROTEIN: tubulin beta-1 chain-like (The sequence of the model RefSeq protein was modified relative to this genomic sequence to represent the inferred CDS: substituted 1 base at 1 genomic stop codon), which produces MREIVYIQAGQCGNQISAKFWEIISDEHGIDASGSYRGDSCLQLEKINIYYNEAAGNKYVPRAILVDLEPGTTDSVRSGPFGQIFRTDFVFGQSGAGNNWAKGHYTEGAELMDCIVDVVRKETESCDCLQGFQLTHSLGGGTGSGMGTLPINKVREEYPYRIMNTFSVMPSPKVSDTVVESYNATLSIHQLVENTDETFCFDNEALYDICFRTLKLTTPTYGDLNHLVSVTMSGVTTSLRFPGQLNADLCKLAVNMVPFPRLHFFMPSFAPLTSRGSQQYRAISVSELTQQMFDPKNMMVACDPRHGRYLTVAAIYRGRMSMKXVDDQILNVQNKNSSYFADWIPHNVKIAVCDIPPRGLKMSPTFIGNNTAIQEPFKCISEQFSAMFRRKAFLHWYTGEGMDEMEFTETESNMNDLVSEYQQYRDATAKEDGELEDEEEEEEEEVEED